A genomic region of Candidatus Liberimonas magnetica contains the following coding sequences:
- a CDS encoding B12-binding domain-containing radical SAM protein: MENYNIKSYPSKVLLVIPPQDENLFRYSTPNLGIGYIGASLKKQNHSVRIFDSTFFEDHRPELLSVLNEFGPDIVGITGFSFQYKSILEIAKAIKKANPGIITVLGGPHASVLSGLIIKKDQEIDFVISGEGEESFPDLIETIYKNNGFNSVAGLVYRENLEVRSNSPKSITGLDDLCYPWDIINPLDYQRGQVHGFIAKRLPITQVVSSRGCPYQCSFCAARTIHGSKIRMRDPKKFVDELEFLANNYKIRELQVIDDNFTFYRDHAAEVCNEIIKRKLDITWSLPNGVRADKLDEGLLKLMKKAGCYYMSFGIEFGSKRILELCKKSLDLEKAKVSIKTANRLGFIMQGFFIMGYPTEKIEDILMTSELIGKLPLDKVLISMAFPYPGTELFDYYIEKRYHNVSDIDWDTFIESDFKRIFEYVSDELVKKVRKETYMRFYLNPVNLFRFLLKFRTWVQFKTAWQGFKVLLRTATGRA; this comes from the coding sequence ATGGAAAATTATAATATTAAATCATACCCCAGTAAGGTTTTACTGGTTATACCTCCTCAGGATGAAAATTTGTTCAGGTATTCTACGCCTAATTTAGGCATAGGTTATATAGGAGCTTCATTAAAAAAACAAAATCATTCTGTCAGGATATTTGATTCGACATTTTTTGAAGACCACAGGCCGGAACTGTTGAGCGTTTTAAATGAGTTTGGCCCGGATATCGTGGGGATCACAGGGTTTAGTTTCCAGTACAAGAGCATACTGGAGATCGCAAAGGCCATAAAAAAAGCAAATCCCGGCATCATCACAGTCCTGGGCGGGCCCCACGCAAGTGTATTGTCAGGTTTGATAATAAAGAAAGATCAGGAAATAGATTTTGTTATTTCAGGAGAAGGGGAAGAATCCTTCCCGGATTTAATTGAAACTATTTATAAAAATAACGGTTTTAATTCTGTAGCTGGCTTGGTCTACAGAGAGAACCTTGAAGTCAGGTCAAACTCTCCAAAAAGCATTACAGGCCTTGATGATTTGTGTTATCCGTGGGATATTATAAACCCGCTTGACTATCAGCGCGGCCAGGTCCATGGATTCATAGCCAAGAGGCTGCCCATTACTCAGGTTGTAAGCTCACGCGGCTGCCCGTATCAATGCAGTTTTTGTGCTGCAAGGACTATCCACGGCTCAAAAATAAGGATGAGAGACCCGAAGAAATTTGTGGATGAGCTGGAGTTCCTGGCTAATAATTATAAAATAAGAGAGCTGCAGGTTATAGACGATAATTTTACGTTTTACCGCGACCATGCAGCCGAGGTCTGTAATGAGATAATCAAAAGAAAGCTCGACATTACCTGGAGTTTGCCGAACGGCGTACGCGCGGACAAGTTAGATGAGGGGCTATTAAAGCTTATGAAAAAAGCAGGTTGTTACTATATGTCATTCGGCATAGAGTTCGGTTCAAAACGGATTCTTGAGCTGTGCAAGAAGTCTTTAGACCTTGAAAAGGCAAAAGTATCGATAAAGACAGCAAACAGGCTCGGCTTTATCATGCAGGGGTTCTTCATTATGGGTTATCCTACAGAAAAAATCGAAGATATACTAATGACCTCTGAACTTATAGGCAAACTTCCGCTTGATAAAGTATTAATAAGCATGGCTTTCCCGTATCCCGGTACAGAGTTGTTTGATTATTATATCGAGAAGAGATATCATAATGTTTCTGATATTGACTGGGACACATTTATTGAAAGTGATTTCAAACGGATTTTTGAATATGTTTCTGATGAACTTGTAAAGAAAGTAAGAAAAGAAACTTATATGAGGTTTTATCTTAACCCTGTTAACCTGTTCAGGTTCCTGCTAAAATTCAGGACCTGGGTACAATTTAAAACAGCCTGGCAGGGGTTTAAGGTGCTTTTAAGAACCGCTACGGGAAGAGCGTGA
- a CDS encoding B12-binding domain-containing radical SAM protein — protein sequence MEDAGSFPPLGLLHLATLVVKEGKHKIKLIDACLDNLSYSQIEDIVRKETPEIVGISWNTEYLGDGYLTARAVKKAGKDIKVIVGGPHVFLYPIETINIPEVDYAVRGEADIVFKEILDRLSENKSIDDLPGVLVKGKNYQVLPNVIVDEPDKLPVPDRKLTDYKRYFSLIARGKPITTIMSSRGCCFNCPFCPAGGTKIRDRSVKLVLDEIEQCLALGIKDILFFDELFTFNKKRVLEISKGIYERNLKFRWNIRARIQTMDKEMVDAMAKAGCTLIQFGIESGTDRVQKLLGKNIALDKIREVVKMTQDAGILTYGNFMIGSPTETKEEINKTIEFAKELKLDFAVFAITKLLPGTGFYKDAMAKGHVKEDFWQRYAADPTYKIESTYCPGDFSKQELESISYHAYKSFYSRPAYIFNNYFKHIFTLRLLKDQLLAGLKLLFKL from the coding sequence ATGGAAGATGCAGGGTCTTTTCCTCCGCTTGGACTCCTGCACCTTGCTACGCTGGTTGTGAAAGAAGGTAAACATAAGATAAAACTGATAGATGCATGCCTTGATAACCTGAGCTATAGCCAGATAGAAGATATCGTAAGAAAGGAAACCCCCGAAATAGTGGGGATAAGCTGGAATACGGAATACCTTGGAGACGGGTATTTAACTGCCAGGGCAGTTAAAAAGGCAGGTAAAGATATAAAGGTCATTGTAGGCGGGCCGCATGTTTTTTTGTATCCGATAGAAACCATCAATATACCTGAGGTTGATTATGCAGTTCGCGGAGAAGCAGACATTGTTTTTAAAGAGATACTGGACAGGCTCAGCGAAAATAAATCCATAGATGACTTGCCAGGTGTCCTGGTGAAAGGCAAGAATTATCAAGTTTTACCTAATGTAATTGTTGATGAGCCGGACAAACTGCCTGTACCTGACAGAAAATTGACGGATTATAAGCGGTATTTCTCGCTCATAGCGCGGGGAAAACCGATAACTACGATAATGAGTTCAAGGGGCTGTTGTTTTAATTGCCCGTTTTGCCCCGCAGGCGGCACAAAGATAAGAGACCGTTCTGTAAAACTTGTCTTAGATGAGATAGAACAATGCCTGGCGCTAGGAATAAAAGATATCTTGTTCTTTGACGAACTTTTCACTTTCAATAAAAAGAGGGTCCTTGAAATATCCAAGGGCATCTACGAGCGAAACTTGAAGTTCAGGTGGAACATAAGGGCAAGGATACAGACAATGGATAAGGAGATGGTGGATGCGATGGCAAAAGCCGGATGTACCCTTATCCAGTTTGGCATAGAGTCAGGTACGGACAGGGTGCAAAAACTCCTTGGGAAAAATATAGCTCTTGATAAGATAAGAGAAGTGGTCAAAATGACGCAGGATGCCGGTATTTTGACTTACGGTAATTTCATGATAGGATCGCCGACCGAAACAAAAGAAGAGATCAATAAGACCATTGAGTTTGCCAAAGAGCTGAAACTTGATTTTGCCGTATTTGCCATAACGAAACTGCTCCCAGGCACAGGTTTTTATAAGGATGCCATGGCAAAAGGCCATGTAAAAGAAGATTTCTGGCAGAGATATGCCGCAGACCCGACTTACAAAATAGAGAGCACTTACTGCCCCGGAGATTTTTCAAAACAGGAACTAGAAAGTATCTCATATCATGCATATAAAAGTTTTTACTCAAGGCCAGCATATATCTTCAATAATTATTTTAAACACATATTCACCCTGCGCCTCCTAAAAGACCAGCTTTTAGCCGGCCTTAAATTGCTTTTTAAGTTGTAA
- a CDS encoding glycosyltransferase: MGNNPLVSVIIPARNASSYIGKCIESLKKLDYPNYELIIVNDGSCDSTKDILSGFKDIKVLETTGIGPSAARNLAIKESKGEYVAFTDADCIVHPQWLNELLKGFNSGLMAQDSGPVVSTGGDQQSPQDETVFGRMVQDFLKIVGFTADYVKNSDVIKKTKHNPTCNVMYIKKVLTDIGGFLEGLWPGEDLDIDYRLAKKGYEFNFNPKAVVYHYRPDSFKKFVRMMFNYGRAQSFLVKTYGLFRFIHYIPLILFAFIGFCISIKLKSFVLLCSIILLTVYIYFTYKTKDLFKSLKFLFMLVITVIFWNIGFMQELILDRYKIKGKTV; encoded by the coding sequence ATGGGCAATAACCCTTTAGTATCAGTTATCATCCCTGCAAGAAATGCATCTTCATATATTGGAAAATGTATAGAGTCATTGAAAAAACTTGATTATCCGAACTATGAGTTGATAATAGTAAATGACGGATCCTGCGATTCGACAAAAGATATCCTATCAGGTTTTAAAGATATAAAAGTACTTGAAACAACCGGCATAGGCCCTTCTGCCGCAAGGAACCTTGCAATAAAAGAGTCAAAAGGGGAATATGTTGCCTTTACCGATGCCGATTGCATAGTTCATCCACAATGGCTTAACGAGCTGCTAAAAGGTTTTAACTCAGGACTCATGGCTCAGGACTCAGGACCCGTTGTTAGTACCGGCGGTGACCAGCAGAGTCCTCAGGATGAAACCGTGTTCGGGCGGATGGTTCAGGATTTTTTAAAAATAGTGGGTTTTACGGCAGATTATGTCAAGAATTCGGATGTAATAAAAAAAACAAAACATAATCCTACATGCAACGTGATGTACATAAAAAAAGTTTTGACTGATATCGGCGGGTTCCTTGAAGGCCTTTGGCCCGGAGAGGACCTGGATATAGATTACCGGCTTGCAAAAAAAGGGTATGAGTTCAATTTCAATCCGAAAGCAGTTGTCTACCATTACAGGCCGGATAGTTTCAAGAAATTTGTACGGATGATGTTTAATTACGGCAGGGCTCAAAGTTTTCTGGTTAAAACGTACGGGCTGTTCAGGTTCATTCATTATATACCTTTGATCTTATTTGCCTTTATCGGATTCTGCATATCAATAAAATTAAAGTCCTTCGTTTTGCTTTGTTCTATTATTTTATTAACTGTTTATATATATTTTACTTACAAAACCAAAGACTTATTTAAAAGCCTTAAATTTCTTTTTATGCTGGTTATTACCGTCATATTCTGGAATATAGGTTTTATGCAGGAATTGATCCTGGACAGGTACAAAATAAAAGGAAAAACAGTTTAG